A portion of the Haemophilus influenzae genome contains these proteins:
- the rhlB gene encoding ATP-dependent RNA helicase RhlB — protein sequence MQQDYLSQQRFSDLSLHPIVRDALVKKGFDFCTPIQALSLPISLNGRDVAGQAQTGTGKTMAFLTATFHHLLTHQDPNLEYPHPRALILAPTRELAVQISNDAKFLAKASGLKTALAYGGDGYDKQLQAIERGVDILIGTTGRVIDYVKQGVISLDEIQVVVLDEADRMFDLGFIRDIRYLLRKCPVPQSRLTMLFSATLSYKVRELAFEDMNDPEYIEIEPEQKTGHRIKEELFYPSNQDKMALLLTLMEDEWPERCIVFANTKHRCEEIWGYLAADGHRVGLLTGDVAQKKRLSLLKQFTDGDLDILVATDVAARGLHISDVTHVFNYDLPDDREDYVHRIGRTGRAGESGVSISFACEEYAMNLPAIEEYIGHSIPVSQYETEALLELPKPYRLKRAVPPQGHTRHRSYHTK from the coding sequence ATGCAACAAGATTATTTAAGCCAACAACGATTCTCCGATCTTTCTCTACATCCGATTGTACGAGATGCTTTGGTAAAAAAAGGCTTTGATTTTTGTACCCCAATTCAGGCTTTATCCTTGCCTATCAGTTTAAATGGACGAGATGTCGCAGGACAAGCTCAAACTGGTACAGGCAAGACAATGGCTTTTTTAACGGCTACTTTTCACCATCTTTTAACTCACCAAGATCCTAATCTGGAATATCCTCACCCAAGAGCTTTGATTTTAGCACCTACTCGAGAATTAGCGGTGCAGATTAGTAATGACGCTAAATTTCTTGCAAAAGCGAGTGGATTAAAGACCGCACTTGCCTATGGTGGCGATGGTTATGACAAACAACTACAAGCGATTGAGCGTGGCGTAGATATTTTGATTGGTACGACGGGGCGAGTCATTGATTATGTAAAACAAGGCGTAATTAGTTTAGATGAAATTCAAGTTGTCGTGCTAGATGAAGCGGATCGAATGTTCGATCTTGGATTTATCCGTGATATTCGTTATTTATTGCGTAAATGCCCCGTTCCGCAATCTCGTTTAACGATGTTATTTTCAGCGACGCTTTCTTATAAAGTGCGTGAATTAGCATTCGAGGATATGAATGACCCTGAATATATTGAAATTGAACCGGAACAAAAAACAGGTCATCGCATTAAAGAAGAACTTTTTTATCCATCTAATCAGGATAAAATGGCACTTCTCTTAACCTTAATGGAAGATGAATGGCCTGAGCGTTGTATTGTGTTTGCGAATACGAAACATCGTTGTGAAGAAATTTGGGGTTATTTGGCTGCTGATGGGCATCGTGTCGGTTTACTGACTGGCGATGTAGCACAGAAAAAACGTTTATCGTTATTAAAACAATTTACTGATGGTGATTTGGATATTTTAGTGGCAACAGATGTGGCCGCTCGTGGCTTGCATATTTCTGATGTGACGCATGTTTTCAATTATGATTTACCCGATGATAGAGAAGATTATGTTCACCGAATCGGCCGCACTGGACGAGCAGGGGAAAGTGGTGTTTCGATTAGTTTCGCTTGTGAAGAATATGCGATGAATTTACCAGCAATTGAAGAATATATTGGCCATTCTATCCCTGTGAGCCAATATGAAACAGAAGCCTTGCTTGAACTGCCGAAACCGTATCGGTTAAAACGTGCGGTGCCACCGCAAGGACATACAAGACATCGTTCTTATCACACAAAATAG
- the glyA gene encoding serine hydroxymethyltransferase: protein MFTRNMTIADYDPVLWQAIQDENRRQEEHIELIASENYASPRVMEAQGSQFTNKYAEGYPGKRYYGGCEYADIVEQLAIDRAKELFGADYVNVQPHSGSQANAAVYGALINAGDTILGMDLAHGGHLTHGAKVSFSGKIYNSVLYGITADGLIDYEDVRQKALECKPKLIVAGFSAYSQVVDWAKMREIADEVGAYLFVDMAHVAGLIAAGLYPNPLPHAHVVTTTTHKTLGGPRGGLILSSCGDEEIYKKLQSSVFPANQGGPLVHIIAAKAVCFKEALEPQYKAYQANVIKNAKAMVEVFKQRGYDVVSNGTENHLFLVSFIKQGLTGKAADAALGKANITVNKNAVPNDPQKPFVTSGIRVGTPSVTRRGFNENDVRELAGWMCDVLDALGKENEEQVIAETKEKVLAICKRLPVYPK, encoded by the coding sequence ATGTTTACAAGAAATATGACTATCGCTGATTACGATCCGGTATTGTGGCAAGCGATCCAAGATGAAAATCGTCGTCAAGAAGAACATATCGAACTCATTGCATCTGAAAACTATGCGAGTCCGCGTGTGATGGAAGCTCAAGGTTCACAATTCACTAATAAATACGCAGAAGGCTATCCAGGTAAACGTTATTACGGTGGTTGTGAGTATGCTGACATTGTGGAACAGTTAGCAATTGACCGTGCGAAAGAATTATTTGGTGCAGATTACGTGAATGTTCAACCGCACTCTGGCTCACAAGCAAACGCTGCAGTGTATGGTGCATTGATTAATGCAGGCGATACTATTTTAGGTATGGATTTGGCTCACGGTGGGCACTTAACTCACGGTGCAAAAGTCAGTTTCTCTGGCAAAATTTATAACTCCGTACTTTATGGAATTACTGCGGATGGCTTAATTGATTATGAAGATGTTCGTCAAAAAGCATTAGAATGTAAACCAAAACTTATCGTTGCGGGTTTCTCGGCTTATTCACAAGTTGTGGATTGGGCGAAAATGCGTGAAATCGCAGATGAAGTGGGGGCGTATTTATTTGTCGATATGGCACACGTAGCAGGATTAATTGCAGCGGGTTTATATCCAAATCCACTTCCGCACGCACATGTTGTAACCACTACTACCCACAAAACATTAGGCGGTCCGCGTGGCGGTTTAATTCTTTCATCTTGTGGTGATGAAGAAATCTACAAAAAATTACAATCATCCGTCTTCCCTGCAAATCAAGGTGGTCCATTAGTTCATATTATTGCGGCAAAAGCAGTTTGCTTTAAAGAAGCATTAGAGCCTCAATATAAAGCATACCAAGCAAATGTAATCAAAAATGCGAAAGCAATGGTTGAGGTATTTAAACAACGTGGTTATGATGTTGTGTCAAATGGTACTGAAAACCACTTGTTCTTAGTAAGTTTTATTAAACAAGGATTAACAGGTAAAGCAGCAGATGCAGCTTTAGGCAAAGCAAATATTACCGTGAATAAAAATGCAGTACCAAATGATCCGCAAAAACCATTCGTCACTTCTGGTATCCGTGTAGGTACACCATCGGTAACTCGCCGTGGTTTCAATGAAAATGATGTGCGTGAATTAGCTGGCTGGATGTGTGATGTTTTAGATGCTTTAGGCAAAGAAAATGAAGAACAAGTGATTGCTGAAACTAAAGAAAAAGTATTAGCAATTTGTAAACGTCTTCCAGTTTATCCGAAATGA
- the coaE gene encoding dephospho-CoA kinase (Dephospho-CoA kinase (CoaE) performs the final step in coenzyme A biosynthesis.), giving the protein MSYIVGLTGGIGSGKTTIANLFADLGVPLVDADVVAREVVAKDSPLLSKIVEHFGAQILTDQGELNRAALREIVFHHDEEKQWLNNLLHPAIRERMKQQLAEQTVPYTLFVVPLLIENKLTALCDRILVVDVSPQTQLARSAQRDNNNFEQIQRIMNSQVSQQERLKWADDVINNDSDLAQNLPHLQKKVLELHQFYLQQAENKNV; this is encoded by the coding sequence ATGAGTTATATTGTTGGCTTAACTGGTGGCATTGGTAGTGGTAAAACAACGATTGCTAATTTATTTGCTGATCTTGGCGTACCTCTAGTGGATGCGGATGTGGTTGCTAGAGAAGTCGTCGCGAAAGATTCCCCCTTATTGTCAAAAATTGTTGAACATTTTGGTGCTCAAATTTTAACGGATCAAGGAGAACTTAATCGTGCAGCTTTACGTGAAATAGTGTTTCATCATGATGAAGAAAAACAGTGGTTAAATAATCTCTTACATCCCGCTATTCGTGAACGTATGAAACAACAACTCGCTGAACAAACTGTGCCTTACACATTATTTGTCGTCCCTTTATTAATAGAAAATAAATTGACCGCACTTTGTGATCGTATTTTGGTGGTGGATGTAAGTCCACAAACTCAACTTGCTCGTTCAGCTCAACGAGATAATAATAATTTTGAGCAAATTCAACGAATTATGAATTCTCAAGTTTCTCAACAAGAGCGTTTAAAATGGGCGGATGATGTGATTAACAATGATTCTGATCTGGCTCAAAACTTACCGCACTTGCAGAAAAAGGTGCTAGAATTGCACCAGTTTTATTTACAACAAGCGGAAAATAAAAATGTCTGA
- the purD gene encoding phosphoribosylamine--glycine ligase, with protein sequence MDILIIGNGGREHALAWKAAQSPLADKVFVASGNTGTALEHKVENVNISATDIPALVKFAQDKQIGLTIVGPEAPLVIGVVDAFREAGLKIFGPTKAAAQLEGSKAFTKDFLARHKIPTAEYQNFTEVEPALAYLREKGAPIVVKADGLAAGKGVIVAMTLQEAEDAVRDMLSGNAFGEAGSRVVIEEFLDGEEASFIVMVDGKNVEPMATSQDHKRVGENDTGLNTGGMGAYSPAPVVTPEIHSRIMKEVIYPTVNGMAAEGNVYTGFLYAGLMIMPNGQPKVIEFNCRFGDPETQPIMLRLKSDLVELCLKACDGKLDEVISQWDPRASLGIVLAAEGYPKDYRKGDEISGLPKSAVKNEKVFLAGVAEQEGKLVTNGGRVLCVTALGESVFEAQQKALKLAEQIQWSGRFYRRDIGYRAVERELQK encoded by the coding sequence ATGGACATCCTCATCATCGGAAACGGCGGTCGTGAACACGCCTTGGCTTGGAAAGCTGCACAATCTCCATTAGCAGATAAAGTTTTTGTCGCATCGGGTAACACTGGTACTGCATTGGAACACAAAGTAGAAAACGTGAATATTTCTGCGACAGATATTCCCGCATTAGTGAAATTTGCTCAAGATAAACAAATTGGATTAACCATTGTTGGTCCTGAAGCCCCCTTAGTGATTGGGGTAGTTGATGCATTTCGTGAAGCTGGATTGAAGATTTTTGGGCCAACTAAAGCGGCTGCGCAATTGGAAGGTTCAAAGGCATTCACTAAAGATTTCCTTGCTCGTCATAAAATTCCAACAGCGGAATATCAAAACTTTACCGAAGTCGAACCAGCATTGGCGTACTTACGTGAGAAAGGCGCACCAATTGTCGTTAAAGCGGATGGTTTGGCGGCGGGTAAAGGCGTAATCGTTGCGATGACATTGCAAGAAGCCGAAGATGCAGTACGTGATATGCTTTCTGGTAATGCCTTTGGCGAAGCGGGCAGCCGAGTAGTGATTGAAGAATTTCTAGATGGCGAAGAAGCAAGTTTTATCGTCATGGTAGATGGTAAAAACGTAGAACCTATGGCGACTAGCCAAGATCATAAACGCGTGGGCGAAAATGATACGGGGTTAAATACAGGCGGTATGGGCGCGTATTCGCCTGCACCAGTAGTAACACCCGAAATTCATAGTCGCATTATGAAGGAAGTGATTTACCCAACCGTTAATGGCATGGCAGCGGAAGGCAATGTTTACACGGGTTTCCTATATGCAGGATTAATGATTATGCCAAATGGGCAGCCGAAAGTGATCGAATTTAACTGCCGTTTTGGCGATCCAGAAACGCAGCCAATAATGCTACGTCTCAAATCAGACCTTGTTGAACTCTGTCTTAAAGCATGTGACGGCAAATTAGATGAAGTAATATCACAATGGGATCCACGAGCTTCTTTAGGTATCGTATTGGCTGCAGAGGGGTACCCAAAAGATTATCGTAAAGGCGATGAAATCAGCGGATTGCCTAAAAGTGCGGTCAAAAACGAGAAAGTTTTCTTAGCGGGTGTCGCAGAACAAGAAGGCAAGCTAGTCACAAACGGCGGTCGTGTACTTTGTGTGACTGCATTAGGTGAAAGCGTATTTGAGGCACAACAGAAAGCGTTAAAACTGGCTGAGCAAATTCAATGGTCTGGGCGTTTTTATCGTCGAGATATTGGTTACAGGGCTGTGGAACGAGAGTTGCAAAAATAA
- the yacG gene encoding DNA gyrase inhibitor YacG, with protein sequence MSDEIIEVPCPICQKSVPWTNESTFRPFCSKRCQLIDLGEWAAEEKAIPSDTADFAMDPNVSDEWSIK encoded by the coding sequence ATGTCTGACGAAATAATTGAAGTACCTTGTCCGATTTGCCAAAAATCTGTGCCTTGGACAAATGAAAGTACTTTTCGACCTTTTTGTAGCAAACGTTGCCAGTTAATCGATCTTGGCGAATGGGCGGCTGAAGAAAAAGCGATTCCAAGTGATACTGCTGATTTTGCAATGGATCCAAATGTGAGTGACGAATGGAGCATTAAATAG